The sequence GGATTTCAAGAAAAGCTGAAGTCTCTCAAGCTCCCTGAGTCTTCCATGCCTTCTGCACCAGTTCCTGCAATCTGGCGGGTTCTGTGGCGTCGGTTTTGCACATGAAGCCGCTTTTATGGGCGAACCGAATATCGGCTTCGTCCTCGAGCACCGAAAAGTCCAGTTGGGGATGGTCCTCGTAGCGGCCGATCCCGTAGCCCTCGCCGCGGCGGTCCGGATATACCGTCGCAGCAATCGTGTCCGCGAGACCTTGCGCCCGCACGTAGCTGCCAACGGCGGCACTCGGCTCGTCGGGCATGGGGTCTGTTCGGGGGAGAAAAAGAACCTCGATTGCTTCTTCGCCTGCGGGAACCGTCCAGCGCTCGGCGTGGGCGGCTACAAAGTCGATTCGCTCTCGCGCGAGGCGCAGATGTTCCAGCAGATCTTCGCCGACGAAGCGCATATATTCGTATAAGGTCTCTCCCGGCTCGAGACGTTCCTGCTGCGCAAACCGGCGCAGCAGGGTGATATCGATCGGTGAATTGAGCTGCGATACCGCGCGCCTTGGTACCCCGAGCCATGCGGCGGTCTTGTTCGGGCCGCGTGAATCGAACCACTCGGCAGTTTCGAGCCAGTCACAGAATTGCAGAGCATCCTCGTAGAGTCCCAGGGATTCGAGAACCAGACTCAGAGCGCATGTTGGCGGATGCTCTCGCGGGAAGTGGTGATGGTCGAAATTCATTCGATCAGGATCATGGCTTGCTCCGATATCGACGACCGCGATGCCGGAATCCTCGAGTTCTTCGGGAGTCGGATCTTTTCGAAGGACAGGGGCACCTGATTGAGCGATCAGCACGCATACGGCGAGCAGGTCGTCTTTATGTGCGCCACCAGGGTGCGTCAGAATCGTATGAATCATTGCGTGACTTTAGCGGAGTTGGGGCAGAAGTCTCGCGACACGGCTGATTCCTTCAGGTTCTGATCGGCAGATCCTCAAAGCTCGCATGGCTGGAGTCGAAAGATCCGGACCGTCGGAGGCGGAGCCGGTCAGATTGAATCAGCCCTCAGCAATGACGTTTATGTTCGCACACACAGATTTCACGGTGCCAGAAATAACCGTCCGAACAATCGCTGCTGTCACGCAGTCGGACGACCTCCAGACATAGGTCCTTGACGATTTGCAGCGTGGGTTTGGCGAGGTCGAGATGGGTGGCGGAGAGCCCGGCTCCCGCCTGGTGGAGAGCGTTCCATATTCCCGGAAGACTTCCACCGGCGAAGAAGATTCCGTCGGGG is a genomic window of Candidatus Binatia bacterium containing:
- a CDS encoding MYG1 family protein; the encoded protein is MIHTILTHPGGAHKDDLLAVCVLIAQSGAPVLRKDPTPEELEDSGIAVVDIGASHDPDRMNFDHHHFPREHPPTCALSLVLESLGLYEDALQFCDWLETAEWFDSRGPNKTAAWLGVPRRAVSQLNSPIDITLLRRFAQQERLEPGETLYEYMRFVGEDLLEHLRLARERIDFVAAHAERWTVPAGEEAIEVLFLPRTDPMPDEPSAAVGSYVRAQGLADTIAATVYPDRRGEGYGIGRYEDHPQLDFSVLEDEADIRFAHKSGFMCKTDATEPARLQELVQKAWKTQGA